Within the Peromyscus maniculatus bairdii isolate BWxNUB_F1_BW_parent chromosome 2, HU_Pman_BW_mat_3.1, whole genome shotgun sequence genome, the region ATCAAAACCACAAAAGCTGTGGATTCAGTAGTTGGGAAGTTTTAGGGCCTAGTATCTTTCAACCAAATCACTCAAGTCTAGCtattcagaaagctgaggcaggaatatcACATGTTCTAGCCTGCCTGGTTAaacagatcctgcctcaaaaaataagtttATCAGAAGGGCTGggagaatatagctcagtggtgggttGCTCACTTGGCTCCTATGGGACCTTAATTTAATCCCAAGCATTGAAAACACATCACACAACACACTCTCTCACGGATATAACTCAGTAGTGgaatgcttgtccagcatgcatgACAGCAAGTTCTATAACcaggaagggaaaaacaaaaagaagcctgTCAAGTTGTATAGAATACAGATGTCcacccatttccttttctttcctggttAAATATGGCTACAAACTGGTAAGTTATTACTTCAACTGATCCTTTCTGTaagtttctagatttttcttcTATGGGATGAGGACAACGATCTGATAAACATCTTTGTATGGGCAGGAAAGGATAACCATCAACCCAAACAGATGATTAGAGCTGAGAACGCAGCTAACTGGTAGAGTACATATGTACCACGAACAGAGCCTTGGGTTCAagctccagcactgcataaactgtaATCTAGCACCTGTGAGATGGAGACAAAAACATTCTAAGTTCAAGTCCATCCTTGGccataaagagttccaggacagcctgggctaaaggagactgtttcagaaaggaaagactttctggagatggctcaatgctttagagcacttgttcttgcagaggacctaggtttgattcccagagcccacagggaagctcacaaccatccttaatcCAGTTCTGGGGCATCtgacactcttttctggcctccttgggtaccaagcacatgcacatgcaggcaaacactcatatatataaagaacaatTTTATAAAGGACCACAGTTTAGTTTCcaatgcctgtgactccagctccaggggatatggTCTTTTTTTCAGGCCTccaaagagacagacacacatgcacaaaatctgaaaaacaaaacggaggggttggagagatggatccATAGTTACCTACACTTGCTGTTCTCGCAGGAcctttctggccttcatgggctcctcccacacagacacagacacaaaacaacaacaaacaaaacagaacctaAAAACTAaaaaggtggtggcacacacctttaatcccagcactctgtgagttcgaggccagcctggtctacagagtgagatccaggacatgcaccaaagctacagagaaaccctgtctcaaaaaactaaggaATACCAGGCGCTATAATACCTGTGTGAAGTTAAACTGGATGGAGTAAAATCATTCTCACAatatgctggtcttgaacttgatgTGATCCTGCCTCAGTGCTAAAACCTTAGCTATACACCACCATTTCTGCTTACTTTACTTCCTCACCCGTCACACAGGCTACTATTTATTCTGCTTTCATATtgtagccaggtatggtggcacacaactttaatctcaacactcaggaggccaacctgttctaggTAGTCAACTTCAGGCCAGGcaaggctacatggtgaaatCAACCAAAACAAACCAGGCTGTAGAAGTCTTTCCTCAGTTTACCCTAAGAAAATCTTGGAAGCTCATTGTTATAAAAATTTCTAATGTATTATTTCAGATTGCAGAAAATGCAAACTTAACTGTATTTCTTTCAATCTTACAGGGATTGTTTAGAAATGTATGGCCGGATCTGTAACCCATAAACAACAAAGCAGTTATATCAAAGCATCACTAGGGATGGACTTTTCCCCAAACAGGAAAGAATGCCAGCATCTGGCAAGCAATTCACCCTGTGAAAATTACAAACATTGCTTATTTTGCCCACAAAGATTTTAGGGTTGGCTGGAAACAGGATACCAGTCAACTTTCATCTGGATTCTTTTCTGTAGGCTGTTAGTACTGATCTTGATGTACTGTGGATGGACAAATGAACCTGTTATCTTTCAGCAGAACACTGGGTTATGgaatatcaccacattttgcAGCATTGTGAAGGTTATTTATTGCTTTGTGCTGACCCAAACCAAGAACATTTAAGGAAAAAGTTGGGGTCAAAAGGCATCCAGTCTTTGCTCTATGGACCCACAGCTTCAATACCTTTGAGATATGGGTATTAGATTTCAAATGACTCCTTTCACAAAGCCTTTTTCCCTTTAACACCTGCAATCACATAATTTACTCTTAAATGTGTCAAAATagctattttgttgtttttctttttcttttctctctctttttttttgacatagggCCTTACTtatagtagccctggctggcctagagcttatATTTTAGATAATGctagctctgaactcacagaaatctacctgcctctacacTGCTGAGATTCAAGACACGGcaggcttgttttttgttttttttttgagacaaggtcccaagTAATCTAGGCTGGGGTTTTTAACTTGTTACATAggtcaggatgaccttgaacttctgatcttgcctctacttcccaaccactgggactacaggtgtacGTCACCAAGTGTGACCCAAGACACACAACTCCACAACCCCCCAGGGTATCACCATGTAGTGACCTGGCTGTTTTAGAACACATCACATAGACAAGGAGGGCTTcgaactcactgaaatccacctGTATCTgcatcccaagttctgggatttatCATTACACCCAGCTTGATAGTTTTTACTATacacaaaaacaatgaaaacaggaATACTTCAGATTTGGACCTGACAACTTCATTATTCAGACTTTCCAGAAATTAAATCGTTTTGGAGGTGAGAGTCATTTAGTCAGTTCATCAGCAAAGTCGGTCATTTTTATCTAGTTATCACACATGGTGATAAGGGCGCTCAGACTCTTAATTCCTACCCTTTAAAAGTAAGTAGGAGTCCCAGTGAAAAACACTGGACAGATACAAGCTCTCTGGAACACGGGTATGATCTCTTTCAAATGTAAACTGCCTTAAGTTGTCTATCACACTGCCTCTGACATCTTGGAAACTTGTGCGGCTCTCTAGGAAGACTTAAAAAAGATGTAATTTTACCAAGACTAGTTTGTGTACTGTTTGGTAATGTCTTCGCTTTCCCAGGCAGGAGTAAAGTTCTTCTTTTTAACGGTTCTGGATCTATTATGTTCTATTTCATCTCAATAGTCAAGAGCATGAAAAACAACTGTCACCCGAACAAACTCTTCTAGAAGCCGGAGACTGGTGTTTGGTGGATATTAAATAAAACCTACCAGCACAGGGCATCATAGAAAAGCAATTTATTCCTTTATAAGCACTTACACAGTTAGTCATGGAGAGTAACAGGCCCGATGCTGAGACAGGTCAACCAAAATGGAGATGGCATCAAACTATAGTGGTCAAGGACTAACCCCTAGAAaagcaactcttatcaaggattaatttaactttaaaaacaaagacaaactagCAATTCACTCTTTCTCAACCTGACAGTTCACCAGTGGTATGACTGTCAGTTAAAAACATACACCTTACAACTTGGTGGtcccaagtttaaaaaaaaaacaaaaacaaaaaaccacacacaacaaaaaccatttcacagaaaggaaaagaataatatGGAAACAGCTCAAGAAATACACTAATGAGCAAAAATATAAGGGGAAGAAGGAACGTGTTGTCTTaactaaagaaaccaaaactcTGGTTTATATAGGAAAATGTGCATCCTGGAAAGCCAGGTGTGAGGACTTTAAACTCTATGACTTGACTCTCCCCTAATTCCTGAATAAAAAACGACATCTTGCAATAGCTTTAGTCATGGCTCAGACACCTACTTCACTTGGCTCTATTCCTTATCCACTCTGGCCTCTTACTTGAGAATCTGAAAAACTTGGGGATATagcttaagaagaaaaataagcacACATAATATGCCCCATTTCTGAAGATGCTTTAGACCTGGTGTGTTACTAGAAAATTcctgaagaaaaatttaaatataagtcTGTGGCTTTGTTGAATTAAGTCCCCCAGTTAAGATTAGAAAACCCCCATGGTTTGGGCTAATAGTATTGTTGGTGGCACCTATTGTAGCCGGAGAGCTGAACAAAGTCTGTGTCTCAAACCAGTGTTCAATCCTTCTAGGGTTCCGAGGACAACAAGGGGAGTCTAAAGCACAAGTGCAGACATGTCTAGGATCCTTGTCCTTCTGGATCCACGCTTCCTTCAGGGTCTTCATCATTATAAATGTTCTCTGCCTgccaaaaggagagaaaagggtaTTTAGTATGAAGACAGTTATTTCTTGAAGTCTACAGTTTCCACAATATACTATGCCAAGGTGTCTGATAACATTtcaaacagttttttaaatattcaatgcTATTGCTAAAAACAGCAACACACAGCGAACCAACAATATGAATCATAACTGGGTACAGATGTGTTCCAAGGAGCAGGCCACAGCTCCCGATATAGGACATTTTCACAAAGCATGGATGATCATTATTCCTGAACTGACCAGATATATTATTAGTAATAGCTAAAACATAAACCAGAGAGGTTTCTATGAGATACACAAAAAGTGATGCTTAGAGCACAGAATTTCTTTTAGGgatgataaaaatgttttaaatttctttgtgaTGTATAACTCTGAGTATGAAAACATTCACTGAatagtaaatttaaataaaaccatCCAAACCTTGTCCAAATTTCaatttacaagtattttaaaaaaccACTTTTATATAACATAAAAACCACCCCCACTAGTTGATGAAATGTATATAATAAGTCTAACACCAAATGTGTGGTAATTTTTCCTCTGGATGCTAACTGGGTAACTAAAGACCCCAGTAGTCACTTCAACACCAGACTTAACAGGCATCACCTCAGAGGATTGTTGTAAGCTGAAATCTGCAGACTTATCTTGCTACTTCTATCCAACATTGCTATCAAATTTGAGGGAGAAAATTTGAGAACTCCTTTGCCTGGTTTGAAAACTTGCCACGATTCCATAGAGTAAGAGACTTTGATGTCTATGTAATGTGCATATGTAATcacttgcctcagtttccccaagaaCTAGGATTAGGGTTACCACACCCCCCAGCTTATTACTGGgttttactcactcactcactcactcactcactcactcactcactcactcactcactcactcactcactcaccactCTCAGGGACCAAATGGAGGTGATAAATACAGGAGGAAGCAGAGTATTCATCTTACTCCTCTCCTAGCAATCAATATGACCACCGGAATCTGGATACTCGaactaccaattttttttttttttttttttttttggtttttcgagacagggtttctttgtgtagctttgcgcctttcctggaactcacttggtagaccaggctggcctcgaactcacagagatccgcctgcctctgcctcccgagtgctgggattaaaggcgtgcgccaccactgcccggctcaaacTACCAATTTTTGGTTGTGCTAAGATCACAGGGCAAGCTACAAGCTTAATCTCCCTTCCCTAGTGGTTAACTTTCAGCACTTCTGTTGACTAGCCTAGCTACAAGGCTATCTAAGGGCCTTACAAAAAACCTTAGTAACAGACTCAAGTGTGGCCCAAAAGGGATCATTATCATAAACAAGACAATCTGAACTGGAAATCCCAATGATTTCTTAGCAGTTATATGCCAAAAAAACAGGTCAAAGTCTGAGCAAATactaccttttttgtttgtttgtttgcttgtttgttttcgagacaagggtttgctgtgtagttttggtgcctgtcctggatctcactttgcagaccaggctggcctcaaactcacagagatccgcatggctctgcctcccaagtgctgggattaaaggtgtgcgccaccaccacccatgtaCTACTTATTATATGGACATAACCTATGATGGAGGAAGTGACCCTGGAGGGGATCTAGCTCATCCttctacaatctttttttttttttttttggggggggggggacatttcCCCGCTTGAGAcaagggtttcactgtgtagctctggctgtcttagaactcactctgtagaccaggctggccttgaactcagagatctgcctgccttctgcctagggcagccagggctgttacagagaaaccctgtttcaaaacaaataaaaacccaatcTTTTAAAAACCAAGCTGTTTAGAGATTTATTCAATGATGaggtttggctctgtgtttttgagatcttgttttgttattttatctaTATCAAGAGCTACACCATCAGAAGTATAGATTTTCCATTAAAGACTGCTTagcactatgaaaaaaaaaaaaaaaaaaagaaagaaagaaacttagacctgctaagttaaaaaaaatcttttgagatagggtttctctgtataacagagagtgagttccaggacagccagtactacagAAAAActgttcaaaaacaaaaagaaaaggcagttCAAAATAACACATGTAAATATGAGCCAGacagagctacatgagaccttgactcaaaataaACAGCAACGCCCCCGCCAAGGAAAACTACCCTAAATAAATGGCTGAACACTCACCATCTGCCACACTTGCATGATATTGTCTTCTGATACAGAACAAATCACCCAAGGTTCATTGGGATTCCAGGAAAAATCAGATATCTTGGCAGTGTGACCACCATGAATAAACTGTAAGAGGGAAAAACAAAGACAGTAAACACAGACAACATTAAATCACAGCCCACTTTTTAAAGCACAGAAGACCCCAAAGTGCCTAAAGGTTTGTAACATACCAACAGCTCTGGTGGGCCATCTTCTGCATCTTCTGGGGACTGTTCTTCTCCAATTTTactaacaaaaaaaagaattttaagtcaAAAAACATTACCctgtgtagtagtttgaatgtatttggctcccataagctcataggcactattaggaggtgtggccttaatCGAGTAAATATAGCcgtgttagaggaagtgtgtcactgtggaggtgggctttgaggtctcatatatgctcaagcccatgcccagtgtctcaattcacttcctgttgcatgtacaagatgtagaactctcaactacccctctagcaccatgtctacctgcaaagagccatgtcccaccatgatgataatggactgaatttcTGGACTTTAATccaccaaattaaatgttttcttttataagagttgccatggtcatggtgtctcttcacagcaacagaaaccctaattaagacagccTGAGCacccatctttaaaaaatgtaaagatagTAACTGTGCCTGGCTTGGCACTCTGGAGCAAAGAAAGGTGAAtttctgagtctgaggtcagattattctacagaataagttctaggacaaccagggctataaaggaaaccctgtctccccaaaacaaaacaacaacaacaacaacaaaacatactTCATGGACAAGGTAATTAACACAAAACTCACCTTAAATCCCAGACATTCAGCCTACGATCAGTACCACTAGAAGCCAAAATAGTCTCATTGTGAGGTGACCACTGAACCTATATCCAAGAGTAAAGAAAATGCAATGAATTAGAAAATATATCTTACAAAACTCTGTAAATAAAAAGCAATgaagccgggtgttggtggcacatacctttaatcccaacactcaggaggcagaactatAGGCACAAGCCAGCACAAAACCTTGttttcctcccctgcccccaaatTATTCATGCCTAATTCTGGCTTTCAGTCAAATGAAGTTCAATTCTGACACAGAAACTAAAATATTGACAGAAATCTATGATTATTTTCTCAACTGCTTATGtgccacacaacacacaacaggCATAGAGTTCAAGCCTCAGCTACTTGTACTCCCCAAAGATTCCTACAATTATTAGATAAAAGATAACTACAtacacaaaagagaagaaaagggaaaaggcaGGGAGCATTGGTTTCTCTTACTTGGAATATTTCATCCTTATGTGATTCAAAGGAATGCAACTTGAGTTTCAGATTTCTCAGATCCCACAAGGCAACAGTCTATGtacaaaaagataaaagaaatcaaGATAAACATATCAAGTAAGAAAAgccagcccagggctggagagatggctcagaggttaagagctctggctgctcttctagaggtcctgagttcaattcccagcaaccacatggaggctcacaaccacctgtgatgagacctggcgccctcttctggcctgcaggcatacatgcaggcaggacacaatatacaaaataaatcttaaaaaaaaaaaaaaaaaaaaagaaagaaaagccagcctggcagtggtggcacacgcctcactcctttaatcccagcactcaggaggcaaagccaggcggatctctgtgaattctaggtcagcctggtctacaaagagatcccggacaggcaccaaaactatacagagaaagcttgtctggaaaaacaaaacaaaacaaccccgcccccccccccaaaaaaggaaaagaaaagcctaGGGTCCCATGGTTCAGTGGATAACGGTGCTTGTTCTCAAGCCTGCTAACATGTGCTCgatcccagaatccacacagtggaaggaataGACAGACTCTGGCCAGTTGTCTTCTAACCCCCACGCAAATGTCATGGTGTATGTGCCCCCACCCCTACCAAATaaatcagagggcaacttgtagaAGTAGAGTTGGTAATCTCCTTTAGTTATTTGGGTcttggggactgaattcagatcTTCAGGCTCAGCAGCCTGATAATAAACTCTCaaaaaacctttaaaacattAACTAAAAGAtctttgcaaaattaaaaaatgctgaagatggatcagtagttaagagtacccACTTAATGTCTcataagcatctgtaactccaatcccaggggatgtGACACCCTTTGTCTCAATGGGCACCAGTCATGTATACCATGtgaaagacatacatgcaggtgaagtTCCCTTACCCATAAAATATAAAACCTGAACAACTCAAtaataaaaaaccccaaacaaagcaaacTGACCTTGTCAGCTGATCCTGTGGCAAGAATGAACTCACTATAAGGATTGAAGGACAGGCAGTTCACTTCAGCAGTGTGAGCATCGACCGAGTGGCTTGGCTTGGAAGTATTGTTTGAACGAGTATCCCAACTTCATTTCAAaagtgaaagaacagagaagcttGAAATGGGGactaatacaaaactataaaaatgtatgtattaaaaacaaataatggaGTCCACTCACATCATAAGTTTCTGATCATCAGCAACTGACCCAAACAGAGACTCGTGGAGCAGATGCCAGGAAACGTCCTCTACTACTGCTGTATGTCCTGTAAAGATGGTCTTTGCATCCAccacttttccttcttttggaacTGCACTGATGTCCCATAGGCAGATGgtcttaaatataaaattaaccaTTATATAAAAGATTCTCACTTCCCCACATATCCCCAAAAAAGACACCAATTGGCAACAATCCCAGATTTGCCTCAAAACTGCAAGGATACCCACATGGTCATCTGAAGCACTAAGTAAGTGCCCGCTGAGATTTGGATTCCAAGAAAGACCATAACCTTCTTTCTGATGTCCACGGAGACGCAAATCTGGGTTGCACTCTCCAGAAGGGTCTGCAAAGTAACAGACATATCTAGAATATCCAGTCCATTGTCTCTCTGGGCTTATTAAGCAAAATGATGTCACAGACGCCTATTATACAAAATACAGACCCATTATGACCAA harbors:
- the Rbbp4 gene encoding histone-binding protein RBBP4 isoform X2, giving the protein MTHALEWPSLTAQWLPDVTRPEGKDFSIHRLVLGTHTSDEQNHLVIASVQLPNDDAQFDASHYDSEKGEFGGFGSVSGKIEIEIKINHEGEVNRARYMPQNPCIIATKTPSSDVLVFDYTKHPSKPDPSGECNPDLRLRGHQKEGYGLSWNPNLSGHLLSASDDHTICLWDISAVPKEGKVVDAKTIFTGHTAVVEDVSWHLLHESLFGSVADDQKLMIWDTRSNNTSKPSHSVDAHTAEVNCLSFNPYSEFILATGSADKTVALWDLRNLKLKLHSFESHKDEIFQVQWSPHNETILASSGTDRRLNVWDLSKIGEEQSPEDAEDGPPELLFIHGGHTAKISDFSWNPNEPWVICSVSEDNIMQVWQMAENIYNDEDPEGSVDPEGQGS
- the Rbbp4 gene encoding histone-binding protein RBBP4 isoform X1, whose translation is MADKEAAFDDAVEERVINEEYKIWKKNTPFLYDLVMTHALEWPSLTAQWLPDVTRPEGKDFSIHRLVLGTHTSDEQNHLVIASVQLPNDDAQFDASHYDSEKGEFGGFGSVSGKIEIEIKINHEGEVNRARYMPQNPCIIATKTPSSDVLVFDYTKHPSKPDPSGECNPDLRLRGHQKEGYGLSWNPNLSGHLLSASDDHTICLWDISAVPKEGKVVDAKTIFTGHTAVVEDVSWHLLHESLFGSVADDQKLMIWDTRSNNTSKPSHSVDAHTAEVNCLSFNPYSEFILATGSADKTVALWDLRNLKLKLHSFESHKDEIFQVQWSPHNETILASSGTDRRLNVWDLSKIGEEQSPEDAEDGPPELLFIHGGHTAKISDFSWNPNEPWVICSVSEDNIMQVWQMAENIYNDEDPEGSVDPEGQGS